One genomic region from Deltaproteobacteria bacterium encodes:
- a CDS encoding 3-deoxy-8-phosphooctulonate synthase — MNTVNVGNIPIGAGHPLVLISGPCVIEDRDTVFAIADALK; from the coding sequence ATGAACACGGTGAACGTCGGTAACATCCCGATCGGCGCGGGGCATCCGCTCGTGCTCATCAGCGGCCCGTGCGTGATCGAGGATCGCGACACGGTCTTCGCCATCGCCGACGCGCTCAAA